A segment of the Dioscorea cayenensis subsp. rotundata cultivar TDr96_F1 unplaced genomic scaffold, TDr96_F1_v2_PseudoChromosome.rev07_lg8_w22 25.fasta BLBR01001223.1, whole genome shotgun sequence genome:
GGAGGTCTTTAGTGGCTGATATTAACCATATTGAGGCAAATTATTCTGCTGCTATAGTCTATATTTCTTATAGTGTATTAATAATGACAATTTTATTGTGACATATATCAAATTGTtacaattatcactataataatgacaaaaacataagttatcacaattaatttaaataatagtgtCAGTTaccttttttgacacaaaaaccctaatatttgtggcaaaataactgggtgacatgaaaaaaattatcactaaaaatcttaattattGGAGTGTACAAGCAAACATTTGCATACCATTCCCTTATAATGCAATTAATCGAAACATCACTAATAAACACAAGTaataagttgaaaaaaaaaagtggtactcaacatttaaaaattaaattatttcatttattttttttaaccacgTACGGTATATATGCTATGTATTCAAAATTGTATCTATTGTACATTTGTACTTTTGTACATGGCCGACCTTGTAgtaattagatataaaaaataatatgattgaTATGAAGTCAATTATTGGTTGAACTTTAGCTCAACACCTATACGTAATAAAAGATATTGAAATTTTTCTAGCtgtatcattccatgtaatGCAACACAGCTGAAATAAATATTCACAGAAtgtacccaaaaaaaaatgaaaagtcaAGAATATAAACCAGTTTCAAACTTGATTAAATGTTGctaactaaaaacaaaaaatgaggtTGACCATTGACCATGATTATCTGTCTATTATCACtgattatttattgttataaataGAGGGCTATAGATCAGAAAAATGGATCATCTCATCTGATCAGTGTTAAATACcctttttctttcattgttaACTTTGGTAATCTTCATGGCTTCTTCCAAGGCTCTTGTTCTAACTGTGCTCTTAACAATCATTCTTGTTTTCTCTCTGAAAGTAAACGCATCAAGGAAGCTAAACGAGCAAACTCGTAAGCCCTaaacactctctctctctctctctctctctctctctctctctcatctgtAAATCAATTACGTTATGCATAAAGGGTACTTATGTATTTTAAAAccacttttaaatttttttttaattacttacatagtttttaaataagtaatctttttgtaaaataaatattttcggTCTTTTAGAAACTATAAAATTGGTTCTAAACTTTAAAAACTAAATactcaaatacacatatatttatttatagatatCTATAGATATATCATGAAGGCATAGCTTACTCTTAGGTAGTTAGGCATAACCAAAATACTAGTCTCTTACTTGCATGCACATATGCTTGTGtttatccaaacaaatatgcatgcatacatgcatgcattacATGAGAACAAAGAGCTCTAACTAAGGCATGAAAACTTGTTCACCACAGATAATAAGGTTAGCAAAGGaccggaaaatgaagagaaatTGACTGCTGGAATTGGATTTATTATCagtgacaataataataacggCGGTAATACTTTCGGAGGGAATCTGCCCGGCAATGGATACCCTGGCATGGGATACAATGGAGGCCGTTCGGGTCGTCCATTCTTCGGCAGTGGCCCTGGATATATTGGTGGCGGTCGCCCTGGATATTTTGGTGGCTTCCCTGGAAATGGCCGTGGCTATATTGGCAACCCTTAAACAATtaataaactattaaaataacgttaattatatatatgtatttgagaTGTGTGCGtgtgtttttaataattaagaataAGAAGCATTTGAAGGATGTTTGAAAACACTGATTAATAATGTATGAGGTTACATGTGTGTTTTTTGTATGTATGTGTTGCATGAGTTGAGTGTCTTGGTTTAGttagtttttgttatatgtgGTGCGTAAGAAAGAGAAGTACTGGACTTCCTTTCTACTTGTACGCCTTGTGCTATTGTtcctatatattattattactcttGAATAAAATTATTCGTGTTAGatcaagctatatatatatatgtatatatatttgatctagtttattatgtttatgtttattttgggTTCTTTAACTTGTGTGGCAGTCTCTAATTCATTGtttcttatattatttgttgtactattattattttacatttcATGAAGTAGGATCTCATGATTTTTGCCATCAAATTGAAATGTCTTACTTTATATATGATgtaaaaatattgttaaaattcAGAACAATAGAATTATGATAAAGTTGTTAAAAGAAAGGAttcacaagttaaaaaaatgtgTCCAATATAGAACGTTTACTAGATATTCAAGTTGTACAAGGTAATTATTTAATATGTTCAATggttaattttaaattcttgaatatttaaaaaaaaaatttcttttacttttaacttataatttgattttaaaattttccatttttagCATTTTCTAAAACAAGTATAGAGATCATTATAATATCAAAACGCAAAAGGGAAGGAATGTAAATAAGATATGTGATTTGTAATTATCCTTTGATGAAAGTAAACAGTGAACTTCAACTAATTTTACTCTTCttcctttatttcttctttctgGATAAACTTAAAATCAATCATGAAGTACTATTTAATTTTAGATATAGCAACATCATAAGGGATAATTAATGTTGATCACCTTGCACAAACATATCAAAGTGAAGAAACTAAAGGATATATCgatccctatatatatatatatatatccccgACCAAAGAATAAGCAAGAAAgtttaatttattacaaatagAAACAAAGAATTGTCAAACAAGgattttacatgctattgttatTGTACTGATCGTACTTTAAACATTTACGAGTGTAAGTTCATACATATTGACTTAGTTACATCCatacaaaaatacaagcacaTTCATACTAACTTAGTCATATCCATACAAAACGTACACGCATGCTAACTTAGTTTTGTCCAtgctaattaaataatgaacaaaaaatagatatatactAACTTATTAGTTACTCAATATTTAAAAGGTAAATGATTTAATTTGTCattttttcatgtgtttccgATAGAAAGAAATTAATTGTTTGTTATAGTTATTAACTCTCTGATTTGATAATTACATGAAAGTATTGGGTCTTGTTTGTGAAATGGTgacatattgttttttttattgttttttttattatttttgtattttttatttttggttagaAACACAATAGAAAATTTAAGTAGTAAACAATTGACCACATGTGTACCTTAATTTGGGATTAAGAGATCATAGCATGAGTGATGCTaatcttaataaattaattaattaagattaccaataagagagagagagagccttTTGAGCTCTTGTTCTTGTAGTAAGGTTGCCACCTTTATTAGTCTATGTTGCTAAGCTTCTTAATTTAAACCAAATGATTAAATCATTGTTTGTAATTAAGTGATTACCTAAGTtctcctgatttttttttaggcTTTACTGTGCCAAACACCTAaatcttgcatttttttttcctttttactaAAACTACATAACCCATAaagatcaaatttttattttatatatatatatggtataaaAAACAATCATCTTGTGGAATTAAAATGAATAAGCCAATCATATAAGAAGTATCTTTATTTTCATAGTTCATGATAAAATCATCATTCAGACATTTGgataactaattaatataaatataatattccaaatacaagattagagaaatttaatgtttcttatttgtatgttatatatatatatatattcggaataaattatctattttaaaatttataaaaatttcaaaaatgggCATGAgctttacatttttaaaaagtttggataatatattaatcatatttatttcaaagaaatgtttataaaatcaaactaaatatgaaaataaatattaaaagcaTGAGCAAACAAAAGCTTACTTAATTACATAGTTGGATTTTATTATATC
Coding sequences within it:
- the LOC120255880 gene encoding heterogeneous nuclear ribonucleoprotein A1-like, encoding MASSKALVLTVLLTIILVFSLKVNASRKLNEQTHNKVSKGPENEEKLTAGIGFIISDNNNNGGNTFGGNLPGNGYPGMGYNGGRSGRPFFGSGPGYIGGGRPGYFGGFPGNGRGYIGNP